The following are encoded in a window of Methanococcus voltae genomic DNA:
- a CDS encoding P-loop NTPase fold protein yields the protein MSEDIGNDTKESPEEYDYYESDGPKSRVEELNQSRRELLYKIYEGTKNFKNPEKNSYVISLVGEWGCGKTSLFNGLKELHNKDYESFKLKSNNYVPKFISENSLIIYVKNNLINNINSYLIAIILSLVVFGTLYISENMADALAYIIIYAFFYWLIKNSYIILFDKEYGKLKEYITKEKFEKNPLYNFINTGKSVITNIKLHIKNWLKYGFNWLKLCCNLNIEEYSKTNVIMEFNPWYFENEEDLINSFFEEIYHNIIIKYDTLEYDKYELKKKSKKLGKLLKRYGGLIAFASSTTSGNITNSLSLNFSSFSGYGSKNKNIFETKKKIEKNLEDLNVNIIIIIDDLDRLTGKEIKLMFKLIKSVANFPNTVYILGYDKKVVSKALADAQCGLEHLYVNGKSKRIIDTEMGEEYIKKIVQAEFPIPELSKEELTEDFLKKVFKYEEFSKVCSYKDILEDFEILKTIGNQRDFNRLYNNFRFEFNIVRDYVNPFDFLAITILKYRYKKMYDYLSEKLPWRFTPYNLTGEYINGKRVTEQKVYDEITNEINKIIKNEYSEYYAKILSNFIPEFLIISDNDDIEPEELSKFHLEQFHNKHKPIEKYKSINNSEKFNTYFKLNVENLIPNSAFDILFDEKNIKEEKQLIEILNKTGVNTSEKLKTFVKIMGDVLYPNYDGKKIDKSNYEGIIELILNNNFDDRKVNLIYYLAIENFPLVYSMLIKKLQNNTLNEDMINIIKRITNNSEIFKEYPNEANDLIKSFFDHMINNKDIEDYKSCYEIFNSWEVRDSKTMKKYVKEDFDYNMTIGIMLKYLNDKNILFEPDMDTHYNSDIKYDINSPKFQLNCKLEYIQKTFDNIYICKWLRNKDNENNPYYNTLKEHFKNTCKEKTLHDVSNSFETLRKNIKLPSTKEMDDITKATEFVRKNIKLPSTKEMDDITKATEFVRKNIKLPSTKDKIIKLNNNEKHKELLDFISKLYKEHPEIFEIAKKYPNWANNIFKEDKFNKK from the coding sequence GTGAGTGAAGATATAGGAAATGATACTAAAGAATCTCCTGAGGAATATGACTATTACGAATCAGATGGTCCAAAAAGTCGTGTCGAAGAATTAAATCAATCTCGTAGAGAATTATTATATAAAATATATGAAGGTACTAAAAATTTTAAAAATCCTGAAAAAAATAGTTATGTTATCAGTTTAGTAGGGGAGTGGGGTTGCGGAAAAACATCTTTATTTAATGGACTAAAAGAATTACATAATAAAGATTATGAAAGTTTTAAGCTTAAAAGTAATAACTATGTTCCTAAGTTTATTAGTGAAAATTCATTAATAATATATGTGAAAAATAATTTAATTAATAACATTAACTCATATTTAATTGCTATAATACTTTCATTAGTAGTTTTTGGAACATTATATATTTCGGAAAATATGGCAGATGCGTTAGCCTATATAATCATATACGCTTTTTTTTATTGGTTGATTAAAAATAGTTATATAATACTATTTGATAAAGAATATGGTAAGCTAAAAGAATACATAACCAAAGAAAAATTTGAAAAAAATCCACTATATAATTTTATAAATACTGGTAAATCAGTTATAACAAACATAAAACTGCATATAAAAAATTGGTTAAAATATGGATTTAATTGGTTAAAATTATGTTGTAATTTAAATATCGAAGAATATTCAAAAACTAATGTCATAATGGAGTTTAATCCTTGGTATTTTGAAAACGAAGAAGACTTAATAAATTCATTTTTTGAAGAAATATACCATAATATAATCATAAAATATGACACATTAGAATATGATAAGTATGAACTTAAAAAGAAATCTAAAAAATTAGGTAAACTACTTAAAAGATATGGGGGATTAATTGCATTTGCAAGTTCCACGACTAGTGGCAATATTACAAATTCCTTATCTTTAAATTTTAGCTCATTTTCAGGTTATGGTAGTAAAAATAAAAATATATTTGAAACTAAGAAAAAAATAGAAAAAAATCTTGAAGATTTAAATGTTAATATTATTATAATTATAGACGATTTAGACCGATTAACAGGTAAAGAAATAAAATTAATGTTTAAATTAATTAAATCTGTTGCAAATTTTCCAAATACTGTTTATATATTAGGTTACGATAAAAAAGTAGTTTCAAAAGCTCTTGCAGATGCACAATGTGGTTTGGAACATTTATATGTAAATGGCAAATCTAAAAGAATTATCGATACCGAAATGGGCGAAGAGTACATTAAAAAAATCGTTCAAGCGGAATTTCCTATACCTGAACTTAGCAAAGAAGAATTAACAGAAGATTTCTTAAAAAAAGTATTCAAATATGAGGAATTTAGTAAAGTTTGCAGTTACAAAGATATACTAGAAGATTTTGAAATATTAAAAACAATTGGTAATCAGAGAGATTTTAATCGATTATATAATAATTTTCGCTTTGAATTTAATATTGTTCGTGACTATGTAAATCCTTTTGATTTTTTAGCAATTACAATACTAAAATATCGGTACAAAAAAATGTATGATTATTTGTCTGAAAAATTACCTTGGAGATTTACCCCATACAATTTAACTGGTGAATATATTAATGGAAAAAGGGTAACTGAACAAAAAGTATATGACGAAATAACAAATGAAATAAATAAAATTATTAAAAATGAATATTCAGAATACTACGCAAAAATACTATCAAATTTTATTCCCGAATTTTTAATTATCTCAGATAATGATGACATAGAACCTGAAGAACTTAGTAAATTTCATCTCGAACAATTTCATAATAAACATAAACCCATTGAAAAATATAAATCTATAAATAATTCTGAAAAATTTAATACATATTTTAAATTGAATGTAGAAAATCTTATACCAAATAGTGCATTTGATATATTATTTGATGAAAAAAATATCAAAGAAGAAAAACAGCTTATCGAAATTTTAAACAAAACAGGAGTTAATACATCTGAAAAACTTAAAACTTTTGTTAAAATTATGGGGGATGTCCTATATCCGAATTACGATGGTAAAAAAATAGACAAATCTAATTACGAAGGTATAATCGAATTAATATTAAATAATAACTTTGACGATAGAAAAGTTAATCTTATTTATTATTTGGCTATTGAAAATTTCCCGCTCGTATATTCAATGCTTATTAAAAAATTGCAAAATAATACTCTAAATGAAGATATGATAAATATTATTAAAAGAATCACTAATAACTCTGAAATCTTTAAAGAGTACCCTAATGAAGCTAATGATTTAATTAAGTCATTTTTTGACCATATGATAAATAATAAAGATATTGAAGATTATAAATCTTGCTATGAAATATTTAATAGTTGGGAAGTTAGGGATTCAAAAACTATGAAAAAATATGTAAAAGAAGATTTCGACTACAATATGACTATTGGAATAATGTTGAAGTATTTAAATGATAAAAATATTTTATTTGAACCTGATATGGATACTCATTATAACTCAGATATTAAATATGACATTAATAGCCCAAAGTTCCAATTAAACTGTAAATTAGAATACATCCAAAAAACTTTTGATAATATATATATTTGCAAATGGTTAAGAAATAAAGACAATGAAAATAATCCTTACTATAATACGTTAAAAGAACATTTTAAAAATACATGTAAAGAAAAAACATTACATGACGTATCTAACTCATTTGAGACCCTTAGAAAAAATATTAAACTACCATCTACAAAAGAAATGGATGATATAACTAAAGCCACTGAATTTGTTAGAAAAAATATTAAACTACCATCTACAAAAGAAATGGATGATATAACTAAAGCCACTGAATTTGTTAGAAAAAATATTAAACTACCATCTACCAAAGATAAAATAATAAAATTAAATAATAATGAAAAACATAAAGAATTACTTGATTTTATTAGTAAATTATATAAGGAACATCCTGAAATATTTGAAATAGCTAAAAAATATCCTAATTGGGCAAATAATATATTTAAAGAAGATAAATTTAATAAAAAATAA